AAGGATCGACTAAAAGTTGCCCCTGATATTGAAGATATGTATCTTGACTACCGCGTGAAGAGGCTTGTTGAGTGCTTTGCACCATCAAATGGTTTGAAACATTGTGTGCGTTCTATGATTGATTTGCTTGAGCACGGTGCCTCACACTACCATATCTTTCTGGAAAATGAGCTGATCAAAaccaaggaaaacaaagatgaaGCTCCAAAAGATAAGCCACAGTCATTTCTAGAATTCATCAGAGCACGAGTAAAAGCTATTTTACCATCCCTCGGAAGATGTCTGATTACATTCTGCACTCATGTACCAAAAAGTTTTGTtgcaaaacaaaattttgaaaacatgGTACATCTGATTTATCTACTTGAGTCTTTGGAGAAGGAGCTTTCTGAAAAGGTTTTGACCTCTGATATACTGGAGAAGCTCTATTCTTCTAGCATAATGGTGGAAGATTTTTCCAAAGCAGTCACATGTACCTGGTTTCTGCCAGATATTAGAAGCAAGTGTCTCTTTGTCCTAAAAACCGTTCATTCAACTCTTGAAAATCTGGGCATCCCAGCCGCTGTGAATGAAGAATCAATAAGGGAACTCTGTTTCCAAATGGCTACCTTGGTTTTCTGCACTGCTTCTACTTCCTACAAGTTGCACAGGACAAATGTGGAGCCACTTAAAGTGCTGGTCATTGATGAGGCTGCCCAATTGAAAGAGTGTGAATCCCTTATACCACTTCAACTACCTGGTTTGAAGCATGCTATTCTTGTTGGTGATGAGTGCCAGTTGCCAGCAAGCGTTAATAGCAAGGTATGCAAATTGCTAGTGAATTTATACAGACCAATAGAATAATCTTACAGGCATGACATCTGATTACCTCAGACATAATATATATCTGTTTACGTATAATATAGATATCTGCCAATGCCGCATTTggaagaagcttatttgaaaGGTTGAGTTCATTGGGTCAGCCAAAGCACCTGCTTAACATTCAATATAGAATGCATCCATCTATTAGTTGCTTCCCAAATTCTATCTTCTATTCGGGCAAGATCATGGATGCACCTGAAGTTAGGAGTAAAATGCACGAAAGGTGTTTTCTTCGGGAGAAAATGTTTGGTCCCTATTCATTCATTAATGTCCCAGGTGGAAAAGAAGATAGCGATGGTGATGATTACAGCTTGAGAAATATTGTTGAGGCGGCTGTGGTGGTAAAGATAGTTCAGAAGCTGTACAAAGGCACGTCAAGGCTTCCTagtttgaataatttcatctaCAAGCAAGTTTTCTGTTGAGAAATATCATAAAATATATGCTGTTGTATTAAGTTTGACTCTCTCGAAGTGCAGGATTGGAAGCAGTTACCTTGTCCATATTTTCAGTTTAGCCTTAGTCCAGTCCAGATAGAACAATGGAAAGGAAAGATATGCCTTCATTCTACAATAGAAAAGGAGTgtgaaaatgagaaaaagacACCTTTGGCTAAAGATAGTATAATATTTGACTGAGTAGCTTCTGTTTCATGAATATGCATTTGTCTCTGGAAATCATATGAAgggctagaaaattgaagcttaATGGATCAAAACATCAAATTAAGATTGGTAGAGCCATCTTACATGAATTGCTGGAGTATTGAGGGTGCAAAACTTCTCTCGCTTGTATAATTAATTATCTATTAGGAATGTGATTGAATTTGTAATATGTGTACTTAATACCCATGACATGGTTTTTATGCTACTTTGactattgttttattttttccacGTCTTCTTTTACGTAACAAATTACTTTTTTTGGCACAGCTTGGAATGGAACTGATACATCTCTAAGTGTTGGGGTAATATCACCCTACGCTGCTCAAGTTGCACTGGTTCAAGAAAAACTTCGTCACAAGTTTGAAAATCTTGACAATTTTGTTGTGACAGTAAAATCTATAGATGGATATCAGGGTGGGGAACAAGATATTGTTTTATTATCTACTGTAAGAGCCAATAATAAAGGGTCTATTGGTTTCCTATCTAGTCCTCAGAGAACCAATGTTGCTTTGACAAGAGCTCGGTACTTTATCAGCTATATTACTGCAAGGAACTTTTCTCCAATCTTTAATTTCAAATATGCAGAAATTGAATTTTTTGTCCCTTGCTAGGCACTGTCTTTGGATCTTTGGAAATGTGGATACACTGACAAATACTCGATCAGTTTGGAAAGCATTAATTTGTGATGCTAAGGCTCGTGGTTGTTTCTTTAGTGCTGATGAGGACGCTGATGTATCAAAcacgattttggatgtgaagaAAGAGCTGGATCAGATGGAGGATTTGCTTAATGGGGATAGCACACTTTTCAAACAGCAACGGTGGAAGGTAATGTTCAGTTGTTTGCTTCTTTATGGTATCAATTTAGGTAACATTCCTGGCAGCATACTTGCACATACTGGAATAACATGTCCATCTAGGAAACTATGACTATAAAAGTTTGCATGACAGTTTGGACGGTATCAAATTTTGTATTAACATGCTGCACTTTCTTTTCTCCATTCAAAATTTCTTCGTGTTTATGTTCCTTTTAGTGTAGCATCATCGTTATGATATCAATATTATGTATTCTGTCCATATATAGTTGTTTGGATATATACCTAATCCGTTGTGGATTTTCTGTTGTCTATTTTAGTTAGCGAAAATCTGCAAGGcatcctttcttttttcaaattttcttgtatagtttaatcattttggttattttggatttgaatttctggtttatTCATGAatctttttattacttttatatgTTATGTCACAGGTTTTATTTAGTGATGACTTTCAGAAATCATTTAGAAAGATGACTTCCACCCGCATGAAGAAGTTAGTCCTAAACCTGTTGCTTAGTCTTGCCAGTGGCTGGCGACCTAAGAAAATAAATGTGGACTTAGTTTGTGAAAGATCTTCACAGATTGTGAAACATTTTAAGGTTGAGGGGCTCTATGTGGTGTGCTCAATAGACATTGTTAAGAAATCAAATTACATGCAAGTCTTGAAGGTGTGGGATATATTACCTCTGGAGGAGATCCCAAAGCTGCTGAAACGTCTTGATAACATTTTCAACATGTATACTGATGATTTCATCAATCAATGCAAACAGAAATGTCTTAAAGGGTAACTTTTTTCTTCGTATTAACTGAATTCCACTTTTAATGGGACAGCATTAACATATTTGCTAgtgctttttccttttatttacttgttcagGAGAGCAGAGCTTCCAAAGTGTTGGCCCAACTCATCAAAGATAATCCGACATAAGAACATGAATAATGGCAAATCTGTTGCAGATTCTACTGATAGCGCCTTGGATGGAGGATGTTATGCTGAAAATTCGAGAGTTAGCGAAAGCTTGCAACTCATGAAGTTTTACTCCCTATCACCTGGTGCTGCGAGTCATTTACTTTTCAGTCGTGATGGTCAGGAATTGGATCTGCCTTTTGAAGTTACAGATGAAGAGTGGGAAATTATTCAATTCTGCAAAAGCAGCTTCATCCTTGGGCGATCTGGCACAGGGAAAACTACTGTCCTGTCCATGAAGTTATTCGAGAAAGAACAAATCTACCATATTGCTTCGGAAGGATTTACTACAGCTGAGAATAGTATGTCTACGAGCGTCTTGAAGAGAACTGAGTTTGATCACTCTACAGGAGTGACGAGGGAGACATTTTTGCGCCAGCTTTTTGTGACAGTAAGCCCAAGACTATGTTCTGCAGTCAAACATCATGTTTCCCGTGTGATAAGGTAACCACTAACCAGTGATTAAGTACAATTTGTTTGTATGTGCTTTAATGTACTGTTCGATTCATACTCATTGCTGCTCTAATTGTCTAACTTAGCTTACTTGGATGTGCTGTTTTAGCAGTCATGCTACATAGTATAGATACGATGGAGTTCAACTACATGCTGTATGTGAGGCCATTTACATTTTATCATAGTTCTAAAAGATTAGAATATGTATTAGGTTGAAGTCTGTGCAGGACATAATGTTCTGAGAAGGCATTTGGCATGTCAGTTCAGATATAGTTCAGGAAAGGAAAGAGATCACACGAGCAACTTAATTTTGGGATATGTCCCCAAGACCCAGTTTAGCTTGTAGGGACATTAGCTAGGTGATGGTGAGGTCCCAGGTTCTCCAGCCCTCCCTTTCCCCCTTCCCCTTATTAGGTTTGGAGCCTCTCGTTGaataaccaaaaaagaaaaggaacatcACAGAAATCCATGCGGCAATGAACTCTAGCAGCAAATCAATTCACACTTCTAATCGTTGTGTAGTTGGTGGAAAGTTATGTGAGATATGCTGGATTTTTCCTAGCAGCTCGTTTTGTGATTACATGATACAGTTAGCATTCTGACATACTAGACTTCTTCTTTAAAATAATATCCTTTTACATAGTACAGAGAAAACTAAAGTATTCTTAATAATTATATCTCTAACCTTAACTGTCTTGAGTGCAGTTTTGCTTGCAGTGGAAATTTCCCATCTGAAACCAGTTTGAATGATGCCGAAGATGTGGAAGATATAGAACAGTTTAAAGATATACCAGATTCTTTTGTTGGCATTCCTTCCGAAAAGTACCCTCTTGTCATTACATTTCATAAGTTTTTGATGATGCTTGATGGGACAATCGGTGATTCATATTTCAGACGATTTCCTGAGATGACGAAGATAATGGACTTTTCTGTTGGTATAAGTGGAAATTTCAGATCTGCTGTTCTGCAATCTCTCTTACGAATGAAGGAGGTAAATTATGAGAGGTTTTGTTTCCATTATTGGCCTCACTTCAATTCACAACTGACGAAGAATCTTGATTCTTCAAGAACATTTACGGAGATAATATCTCACATTAAAGGAGGCTTGCTAGCTGGGGAAGCCCCTGATGGTAAATTGAGCAGGCAAGAATATGTTTCCATGTCTAATAGTAGGGCATCAACCCTGAGCTCAGATGAGAGAGAGCTGATCTATACTGTTTTTCAAGCTTACGAGAAGAAGAAATTACAGCGTGGTGAATTTGATCTGTCTGATTTTGTTATTGACCTTCATCTTAGGCTGAAGAGCAAGAGTCTGGAGGGTGATAAAATGGATTTTGTGTACATTGACGAAGTGCAAGATCTTGCTATGAGTCAGATAGCTCTGTTCAAGTATATCTGCAAAAATGTGGATGAAGGTTTTGTCTTTTCTGGTGATACAGCTCAAACTATTGCCAGGGGTACTGATTTTAGGTTTGAAGATATACGATCTGTATTCTATAATGAGTTCATAATGAAATCAAAGAGTGACAAATATGttgaaagaagagagaaaagacgTATGTCAGAAATTTTCAATTTGCAGCAGAACTTCCGTACTCATGCTGGAGTACTTAAATTAGCACAGAGTGTCACAGACCTTCTTTACCAATTTTTCCCTCAATCTGTTGATATTTTGAAACCTGAAATTAGCTTTATATATGGTGAAGCTCCTGTTCTGCTTAAGCCAAACGACGAGAGTGCTATTGAGATTATTTTCGGAAAGACTGTAAAGACTGGTGGGAAAGTAGTAGGCTTTGGTGCCGAACAGGTTATACTAGTACGTGATGATTCTGCTCAGGAAGGAATTTCTAGAGATGTAGGAAATCATGCTCTTGTTCTTACAATACTGGAATGCAAGGGTCTAGAGTTTCAGGTGATTGATTGTCATTTACTACCAAGTGATTCTCTAACCAACCGTTTATGAGTATGACCAAGGGCCTGGGAAAACTGAATGCATGCCTAGCTGCTTTTATTTCTTCCATTTAGTGATTTCTTTGCTGAAGATTTTCCACATTTCATTCAAAATTTACTCTGTCTTGATTGGGTTATTGTACAATTTTGCAGGATGTATTACTGTACAATTTTTTCAGTTCATCGCCTCTGAAGAACCAATGGAGAGTGGTGTATGACTTCATGGAGAAAAAAGATCTACGTGATTCTTGTTTCCCTAGGTGCTTTCCTAGATTTAGTCATGCAAGACACAGTATCCTTTGTTCTGAATTGAAACAATTATATGTGGCAATTACGCGGACAAGGCAGAGACTGTGGATTTGTGAAGATAGTGAGGAGTTTGCTGCACCCATGTTTGACTTCTGGAAGAAGTTGGGCCTTGTGCAAGTAAGGGAGATGGATGAATCATTTTCACAAACGATGCTAATGGCAAGCAGTCCTGCAGAGTGGAAATCAAGGGGTATAAAGGTTGGACTGCTCTCTAAAGTTTCTGCTACCGCAGCTTCTATGCATTTTATGTTTCAAGTTTATTGTGCATGTTATCATTCATTCTGGAatctacaaaatttttctttatattttaatGCAGCTTTACCAGGAGAACAAGTATCAGATGGCAACCATGTGCTTTGAAAGGGCAGGAGATACAAATTGGGAGAAACGGGCCAAGGCTGCTGGCCTGAGGGCAACTGCTGATCAGCTGCGTGAGTCAAATCCTCAAGAGGCTTGTACAATCCTCAGACAGGCTGCTGAGTTGTTCGACTGCATTGGCAGAGCTGAGTCTGCTGCTGAATGCTTCTGTGATTTGGGGGATTACGAAAGAGCAGGTATGATGTATCAATGTCTCCTTAGTTATATATCTTTTAATATAACTCTTATAGACATACTTTTGTTTTATTGTCGGCGCCAGGGAGAGGGGTGGGTGGTGGTTTTTTGTAGTTATAGTTCTACAA
This region of Coffea arabica cultivar ET-39 chromosome 3c, Coffea Arabica ET-39 HiFi, whole genome shotgun sequence genomic DNA includes:
- the LOC113735635 gene encoding uncharacterized protein isoform X1, with the translated sequence MNESQSEAIRASLHKMTCDQNSHIELIWGPPGTGKTKTVSQILFILLRMNYRTLCCAPTNVAVNEVASRVVKLVKEAYAAESEKCDPFTPLGDIILFGNKDRLKVAPDIEDMYLDYRVKRLVECFAPSNGLKHCVRSMIDLLEHGASHYHIFLENELIKTKENKDEAPKDKPQSFLEFIRARVKAILPSLGRCLITFCTHVPKSFVAKQNFENMVHLIYLLESLEKELSEKVLTSDILEKLYSSSIMVEDFSKAVTCTWFLPDIRSKCLFVLKTVHSTLENLGIPAAVNEESIRELCFQMATLVFCTASTSYKLHRTNVEPLKVLVIDEAAQLKECESLIPLQLPGLKHAILVGDECQLPASVNSKISANAAFGRSLFERLSSLGQPKHLLNIQYRMHPSISCFPNSIFYSGKIMDAPEVRSKMHERCFLREKMFGPYSFINVPGGKEDSDGDDYSLRNIVEAAVVVKIVQKLYKAWNGTDTSLSVGVISPYAAQVALVQEKLRHKFENLDNFVVTVKSIDGYQGGEQDIVLLSTVRANNKGSIGFLSSPQRTNVALTRARHCLWIFGNVDTLTNTRSVWKALICDAKARGCFFSADEDADVSNTILDVKKELDQMEDLLNGDSTLFKQQRWKVLFSDDFQKSFRKMTSTRMKKLVLNLLLSLASGWRPKKINVDLVCERSSQIVKHFKVEGLYVVCSIDIVKKSNYMQVLKVWDILPLEEIPKLLKRLDNIFNMYTDDFINQCKQKCLKGRAELPKCWPNSSKIIRHKNMNNGKSVADSTDSALDGGCYAENSRVSESLQLMKFYSLSPGAASHLLFSRDGQELDLPFEVTDEEWEIIQFCKSSFILGRSGTGKTTVLSMKLFEKEQIYHIASEGFTTAENSMSTSVLKRTEFDHSTGVTRETFLRQLFVTVSPRLCSAVKHHVSRVISFACSGNFPSETSLNDAEDVEDIEQFKDIPDSFVGIPSEKYPLVITFHKFLMMLDGTIGDSYFRRFPEMTKIMDFSVGISGNFRSAVLQSLLRMKEVNYERFCFHYWPHFNSQLTKNLDSSRTFTEIISHIKGGLLAGEAPDGKLSRQEYVSMSNSRASTLSSDERELIYTVFQAYEKKKLQRGEFDLSDFVIDLHLRLKSKSLEGDKMDFVYIDEVQDLAMSQIALFKYICKNVDEGFVFSGDTAQTIARGTDFRFEDIRSVFYNEFIMKSKSDKYVERREKRRMSEIFNLQQNFRTHAGVLKLAQSVTDLLYQFFPQSVDILKPEISFIYGEAPVLLKPNDESAIEIIFGKTVKTGGKVVGFGAEQVILVRDDSAQEGISRDVGNHALVLTILECKGLEFQDVLLYNFFSSSPLKNQWRVVYDFMEKKDLRDSCFPRCFPRFSHARHSILCSELKQLYVAITRTRQRLWICEDSEEFAAPMFDFWKKLGLVQVREMDESFSQTMLMASSPAEWKSRGIKLYQENKYQMATMCFERAGDTNWEKRAKAAGLRATADQLRESNPQEACTILRQAAELFDCIGRAESAAECFCDLGDYERAGRIYYDKCRDPKKAGDCFTSAKSYKLAAKAYADGNYFLECLSACTQGNLFELGRQYLKKWKQNAPGDDGTAKQSKEIEKVGQEFLESCALSYYKLKDHKSMIKYVRAFLTMDSRRKFLKSIGCLEELLLLEEELGNFKEAVEIAKLRGDYERAGRIYFDKCGDPKQAGDCFTSARSYELAAKAYADGNYLLECLSVCTQGSLFELGRQYITKWKQNAPGEKEIEKIEQEFLESCALSYYKLKDFKSMTKYVRAFLSMDSRRNFLKSIGCIDELLLLEEELGNFAEAIEIAKLRGDLPREADLLGKAGHLKEASLLIISFVLHRSLWVTGNRGWPLRPFRQKQMLLKKAMSFAQEESNEFYERIRREVEVLAHEHISLHELLQSLTYSELCKNLTVELISIRRILDAHLDCTTRKFEWEDELQVDMKKHSEDKISLNHVSVGSLMHFWNMWKRNMSNIMQYLKTVGKPDDNEWLEYGEFCLNYFGVRRQVINSNVAYILLNSDAEWVKTTGSVFKQKQLSENQVSIDGRKFASAALSHCQAEVASVSLKVLDTVEALYKLSIRESFSLFCQSICLIDIYQLMKFLTESFKFNASVERRLENFLRPPITYFKYVFPLDCCKSLVENMISLRKTELSRSLLEEVIVDNISNKGDLTYGQIGRVVMIWLGSGKPTDDLYMKIAKRFEKNFSWRAFIDSLQVSSLRHSGITESRSLGDPSSNTSAEDWKKFSLIDSFHEALRDTYLANWRSYDYVSPDCLIYLVERLLLLVFHSKDYFFTTKYSFVEWLVYLKADMYPDVSSVADTQLSPEIIFDSVVMMVEQFLFNKRETASWIAKSKFDVDQYHPLLALRLVVILCLLHLNSGKYSNVLSHLLDQSHISSQLPMPFIQALRPRRKLNLTQDWFSLNATVEAFRRIGNPLVIVHLRENSPKFACPAIIIDTALTPRIDDITRNLFRKQGSYHQQRPMVEANAPNLCEGLVHNAESLMSIDISAAPDQKMSTGSGTERNPQMYSGLSEKIFDVQISTEKRQHEE
- the LOC113735635 gene encoding uncharacterized protein isoform X2, whose translation is MNESQSEAIRASLHKMTCDQNSHIELIWGPPGTGKTKTVSQILFILLRMNYRTLCCAPTNVAVNEVASRVVKLVKEAYAAESEKCDPFTPLGDIILFGNKDRLKVAPDIEDMYLDYRVKRLVECFAPSNGLKHCVRSMIDLLEHGASHYHIFLENELIKTKENKDEAPKDKPQSFLEFIRARVKAILPSLGRCLITFCTHVPKSFVAKQNFENMVHLIYLLESLEKELSEKVLTSDILEKLYSSSIMVEDFSKAVTCTWFLPDIRSKCLFVLKTVHSTLENLGIPAAVNEESIRELCFQMATLVFCTASTSYKLHRTNVEPLKVLVIDEAAQLKECESLIPLQLPGLKHAILVGDECQLPASVNSKISANAAFGRSLFERLSSLGQPKHLLNIQYRMHPSISCFPNSIFYSGKIMDAPEVRSKMHERCFLREKMFGPYSFINVPGGKEDSDGDDYSLRNIVEAAVVVKIVQKLYKAWNGTDTSLSVGVISPYAAQVALVQEKLRHKFENLDNFVVTVKSIDGYQGGEQDIVLLSTVRANNKGSIGFLSSPQRTNVALTRARHCLWIFGNVDTLTNTRSVWKALICDAKARGCFFSADEDADVSNTILDVKKELDQMEDLLNGDSTLFKQQRWKVLFSDDFQKSFRKMTSTRMKKLVLNLLLSLASGWRPKKINVDLVCERSSQIVKHFKVEGLYVVCSIDIVKKSNYMQVLKVWDILPLEEIPKLLKRLDNIFNMYTDDFINQCKQKCLKGRAELPKCWPNSSKIIRHKNMNNGKSVADSTDSALDGGCYAENSRVSESLQLMKFYSLSPGAASHLLFSRDGQELDLPFEVTDEEWEIIQFCKSSFILGRSGTGKTTVLSMKLFEKEQIYHIASEGFTTAENSMSTSVLKRTEFDHSTGVTRETFLRQLFVTVSPRLCSAVKHHVSRVISFACSGNFPSETSLNDAEDVEDIEQFKDIPDSFVGIPSEKYPLVITFHKFLMMLDGTIGDSYFRRFPEMTKIMDFSVGISGNFRSAVLQSLLRMKEVNYERFCFHYWPHFNSQLTKNLDSSRTFTEIISHIKGGLLAGEAPDGKLSRQEYVSMSNSRASTLSSDERELIYTVFQAYEKKKLQRGEFDLSDFVIDLHLRLKSKSLEGDKMDFVYIDEVQDLAMSQIALFKYICKNVDEGFVFSGDTAQTIARGTDFRFEDIRSVFYNEFIMKSKSDKYVERREKRRMSEIFNLQQNFRTHAGVLKLAQSVTDLLYQFFPQSVDILKPEISFIYGEAPVLLKPNDESAIEIIFGKTVKTGGKVVGFGAEQVILVRDDSAQEGISRDVGNHALVLTILECKGLEFQDVLLYNFFSSSPLKNQWRVVYDFMEKKDLRDSCFPRCFPRFSHARHSILCSELKQLYVAITRTRQRLWICEDSEEFAAPMFDFWKKLGLVQVREMDESFSQTMLMASSPAEWKSRGIKLYQENKYQMATMCFERAGDTNWEKRAKAAGLRATADQLRESNPQEACTILRQAAELFDCIGRAESAAECFCDLGDYERAGRIYYDKCRDPKKAGDCFTSAKSYKLAAKAYADGNYFLECLSACTQGNLFELGRQYLKKWKQNAPGDDGTAKQSKEIEKVGQEFLESCALSYYKLKDHKSMIKYVRAFLTMDSRRKFLKSIGCLEELLLLEEELGNFKEAVEIAKLRGDYERAGRIYFDKCGDPKQAGDCFTSARSYELAAKAYADGNYLLECLSVCTQGSLFELGRQYITKWKQNAPGEKEIEKIEQEFLESCALSYYKLKDFKSMTKYVRAFLSMDSRRNFLKSIGCIDELLLLEEELGNFAEAIEIAKLRGDLPREADLLGKAGHLKEASLLIISFVLHRSLWVTGNRGWPLRPFRQKQMLLKKAMSFAQEESNEFYERIRREVEVLAHEHISLHELLQSLTYSELCKNLTVELISIRRILDAHLDCTTRKFEWEDELQVDMKKHSEDKISLNHVSVGSLMHFWNMWKRNMSNIMQYLKTVGKPDDNEWLEYGEFCLNYFGVRRQVINSNVAYILLNSDAEWVKTTGSVFKQKQLSENQVSIDGRKFASAALSHCQAEVASVSLKC